Sequence from the bacterium genome:
CTATTACTACTCCGGTATTAGTTCTTGTTTCTATTGTCAGAGAATAAGGCACTGCTCTGGTATTATTTGTAACCGGATCAAGAACAATTGTTACATTTCCGGAAGAAGTACTATTACCGTCACCGAATCTGTGTACATAAAGCACATCACCTGCTACACTTGTTGTAGTCGTAAATGTACCATCAATAGTTGATGATGTAACTGCAGCGTTTGACAGGTCAAAGCCTGACGGGAAATAAAATGCTATGACTCCGTCGGCAGGAATAGTCCTTGAAGTAGTGAAAGAAAAAGTATATGAAGATTGTTTCCCTGCCTGCTGATCACTAAGCGAAATAGATACTGATGTAATTTGTGAATAAACATTAACAGCTAATAACAAAATAAATAACGTTATGTATATTCTTCCGGGAAAATTTATGCGGTTCCAAATATTGCTTATCATGCTCTAACCTTTTCAAGATCAATGGAATGTAACCTTAGCAAAATATGCAAATAGCATACCATAGAACACATTTTAATGCAGGGGATACTATATATTGTTGATATTACTGAAATTGGGTAAGATATTGTACATTTATAACTAAATTTTTTAATTTATGGAAAAACTGCCTGGCCGGATATAGACCACTATTTAAGCATTGCCCTTAAAAGTAAAAGAAGGCCCTTACCATCATTTTTTGCAAGTTTAAAATTTCTTTTACTCTCACCGTATTCAGGATTTAAATCGCTGGCAGCTTTAAATTGATGCAAAGCCCTGTTAAAAAGATTGCGGCATTCTATAAGATATGCAATACCCAGTTTATTGTGCAGATCTGGAAATTCGGGATGTTTTTTAACAAGGCCTTCCATCTTTTCTACATAATTTTCGACTGAACCTTCCTCCCGCCCTCTCTCTCCGTACATCAAATTCAGATAAAATGCTCTGTCAAAATCAAGATCAATTACAGGCGGCAGGTCAATCCATATCTTTTCCATAAGTTCTACTGCTTCCTGCCATAAATTCTGATGAAATAATCTCATGACCTGTTCAATACTTTGAGTCCTGAACCGTTCGGAAATTGCAGAAACTCTTGTAAGATTCTCTCTTGCAAATTGTTTAACAACCTCTTTATCCTGAAATTTATCCATTGTCCTGTTGGCAATCACCATTTCCGAAAAAGTCCGTGCAAGCAGAAAATAGGGTTCATCAAAAGACGAATTTATTTCCAGGGCTTTTTCAAATGAATTTATTGCATCAGTGAAGCCTTCTTCTTTTAAATAAGCCATCCCCAGTTGAACCCACAAGTCAGGATATTCAGGGAATAATTCCGTTCCTTTTTTAAATACTTCTATTGCTTCTTCGATACCGCCCTTTCTCATGTACGCTATTCCAAGATATTTATATGCATCCCCATTTCCTTCTTTATATTTCAGTGAAAGTTCCAGTTCGTTAATAGCCTCATCAAGAAGGTTCCATCTTAAAAACTGTTCTCCCAAAATACACAGGCTTCTTGCGTGCCTTACGGTTTTTATTTTAACTGATATATCATAAAGCAATTCTATCTCATTAACCCTGCTGATATGTACTGTCTCAACATATTTCAAGAGAGAAGAAGCTGCCGTATGCTGAGGAATCTCCATCTCCTCTTTCAGTAATAAACGCCCGCTGTCAAAAAGTGCGGAAACTATTACTTTATCTTCTTCCCCTGAACTTGTCTGCAGATAGAGAGAACGTCCACGTCCATTGATGTTGTCACTGAAATTTATCCCTGCCATGGCTCTTCTCAAATGTTAAGGGGTGAATTAAAAGTCAAAATACAGTTTAATCCGGATTTGACCCGATTCTTTTTAATCTGTTTAATATCCTGAAAATCTGTTCATAATGACAAAAAACTTTTACTCACCCCGTTCAAAATATAATTTCAATAATTACTCTGCTAATAAACAGCAAATTGCTGAAACATTAATTATGTCATCTACGCTGCATCCTCTCGACAGATCATTTGCAGGCTTTGCAAGTCCCTGTATAATTGGGCCGACAGCTTCGGCACCTGCAAGTCTCTGCACAAGTTTATATCCGATATTGCCTGCATTTAAATCCGGGAAGATTATCACATTTGCTCTGCCTGCAACATTGCTTTCCGGGGCTTTCCGCTTCCCTATTGCAGGAACAAGAGCAGCATCTGCCTGCATTTCACCGTCAATAGTAATTTCCGGCGCCTTTGCCCTGACTATACTTACAGCCTCTTTAACCTTGTCAACCATTGGGTGATTTGCACTGCCATAAGTGGAAAACGACAGCATAGCAACAACAGGCTCAACACCTGTTAAACTTTTATGAGTTCTGGCACTTGCAATTGCAATACTTGCCAGTTGTTCAGGATTTGGGTCAGGTATTACTGCGCAGTCCGCAAAACTTACAATCTCTTTCCTGCCCGGTATTATCATTAAGAAGCTGCTTGAAACAGCTGTAACATTTTCAGCAAGGCCTACACACCTTATTGCGGCACGCATTACATCACCGGTATTATTAACAGCACCGGCAAGACTTGCATCAACTTCTCCCATACGAAGCATCATTGCACCGAAATAAAGGGGATCCTGAACAGTTTTAAATGCCTCCTCTTCTGTAATGCCTTTTTGCCTGCGAAGCTTAAAATACTCATCACCGAACTCTTTAATCCTTCTATATTCTGATGGTACTACAATATTAATTCCATTAAGTGTTATTCCCAATTTTGCTGCTTTTTCGCTTACATTCTGCTCAATATCAAGCAATGTTATTCGACAAATATTCTCGTCAACTAGAAATCTTGCAGCTTTCAGCATTCTTTCATCAGTGCCTTCCGGAAGTACAACATGCTTGTCCAGCTTCTTTACTTTTTCTCTGATTGACTCTGTAAAATCCATAATTGCATACTCTCCTTAAACTTGGGTTTTGGCATATTTTATATTAAGCGCAGCAACAACCTGTTTCGGAAGAAAGCATGACACATCACCGCCCAGCCTGGCAATTTCTTTTGCAATTGTAGAATTGATATAAGTATATTCTTCGCTTGGCATAAGGTATACTGTTTCCAAATCAGGTTTCAGCTTTCGGTTCATAAGAGCCATCTGAAACTCATATTCAAAATCAGAAACCGCCCTTAAACCACGGATAAGAGCACAAGCCCCCTTTTCCGAAGCATAATCTACCAATAAACCATCAAATAAATCTACCTCAATATTTTCCATGCTTTCAACTGTCTGCGCTATCAGGTCTCTCCTCTCTTGAATGGAAAAGAGGGGGGTTTTATGAGGATTATTTGATACAGCAATGATAATTTTATCAAAAATCTGTGAGGCTCTTTTTACTAAATCAAGATGTCCATTTGTTATAGGGTCAAAAGTGCCCGGATAAACAGCGATTCTCATTTTTCCCCTCCATGTGAATAAAATGAAACTACAGAACCTCCGAATAATTTCTGCCTGAATAGCTTCATATTGTGTTTCTCATTATCCATATCTCTTCTTTCATGCTCAATTATCAGAAGCCCGTCCTTCTTTAATACTTCTGTCTTACCTACGGTTTCTGCAATTTTTTGCCTGAACATACCTTTAAACGGAGGGTCTGCAAAAATCAAATCAACTGAAATATTATTCTGATCAAGGCTTTTAAGCACCCGGAAAACATCTCCGACTACTATTTCTGCTTGTAAGTAAAAAGAGCATACTTCAAGGTTATTTTTCAGTATTTCAAGACTTGACCGTGCTTTTTCAATAAATATTACCTTTTCAGCACCTCTGCTTATAGCCTCGATTCCAAAAGAACCCGTACCTGAAAAAAGGTCAAGGAATACTGCACCCTCAACCTCATTTCTCAATACAGAAAAAATAAATTCTTTTACACGCCCTGTGGTCGGTCTGAACTCATAGCCCTGCGGGCCTTTTATCTTCCTGCCCCTTGCCGATCCACCGGTTATTCTTATCACGGAGAAAAATTTCCCTCTGCAACATTCAGATCCAGAACTACCTTTAAATTTTTACCGTGAAAATCAGACAGCATTACAGGTGCTATCATTATCTTTGATATTTTAAAATTGCCTCTGATAGAACAGACATTTTTCATATACGCAAGAACATCTGTTCCCCTGCCTTCCAACTTTAAACGCACAGGATGAATTTTTCTGCCTTTTTCACGGCGTGAATTGAAAATCTGTACTTTCTTAATATTGAGTTTTTGTGTTCGGGCAATGCTCTTTAATCTTTCAGAAAGAGTTCTCGCTGTAAATCCTGATCCTGAAGCAGCTAAATCAGATGTAAAATTCTTTGGAAATTTTCCTGAAACCACACCCCAATATCTTGTCTGTCCCAACGTCTTATGTTTCTCTTCAGGAGATATTTTTAAATCCTTTATTCCTGTCAACGTCCCTATTTTTGATGCCAAATTTTGCGCACTGTTGGGAATAGCAGCGTTGTATTCAACTGCAAAGCCATCATCAAACACTAAAAATGCACCTAATTGGCCGTTATTTATCAGCATGCTGACAATTTTATCTGTAACATCCGCATAATTGCTGTTAAGTTCAGAATATGCCGATACTGTAGTTGAAGTCTGAGTTGTACGTTGTTTTATTGGCTTTTTATTTAATGTAGTATTTTTAGATACAGCTGTTTCCGCAGCTTTTGTGCTGTCCATACCTTGTGCTTTTTGCCTTTGCCGCCTCATCTGTTCAATGAGTTTCTGCACATCAGGCCTTTTTGCAGCCTGAGTCTGCTTTTTTGCCACTTCTTTCTGTCTGGGTACAATAGCTACAAAATAAAATAATGCAGCTGCAGCAATTACACCAAGCAGTATCCACAGAAAAACCGACGAGGACTGCTTCTTTGCCCCACCACCTCCCGAATAATTATCACTCTCCTGTTCAATATCAAGTTCATCATACCCTGGTATTGATTCATCAATATCAGTATCGCCCCCCAAAATATCATCTCCGAACCCATCAGAAGATTTATCATCATCAAGGTCTTCCCCAAATCCCAAGTCATCATTCAACTCATCGCCAAAATCACTAACCAGATCATCTTCATGTGTATCACCTGCTTTTTGGCCGGTATTATCCTGCCCGCTCTCTTTTTTTTCTTCTTCTGCTTCATCGTCCTGAAAAAGGTTGATATCTACCATAGACTCAAACCTCCTTTACATATTTTCATCCCGCTACGAAGCCTCTTTCACAAGCCCGGGAAACTTTTTAATAACTGCCCCTACAGGTGCTGTAAATCTATCGGGATATTTGTTCACTTCTTGTGATTCTTCCAGATCAGAAGAAAGACGGATACGTTTAAATGGATTAACCGCTATTACTAATGTTTCGGTATTTGATTCCATATACCGTACCAAATCTTCAGCATTTTGCGATCCTGTGAAAAAAATTCCTCCGAGATCTTCAAACCCCTGGCCGATATCATGTCCAAACAAAAGCCGTTTTAACTCTTTTTCAATTAATCCGGAAATAGCTGAAGAATCAGGTGCAGTGCTGGTGCTATCATCCTTTAAAGGCATTGTTTGGGAGAGAAAATATTCCCCCTTTTGCAAAAGCACTATATTCACTAACGATGTACCAACATCAATCAATGCATACGGCATTTCATTATTTATTGAATAGCTTTGCATAACTGATCTTATATTGGAAAAAATATCAACATCAATATCCACAAGCTTAAGCCCGCTATTTTTTATGATCTTGTGAATATTTGATATTATCTGCTTTCGTATGCATACTAAAAGATAAAGGGGATTACCTTCCCTGCTCTGGAACGGCAGTTTCTGATACTCAAGAACATAATCAGTACGGGGCGATACCAAAAACTGCTCCGCTTCCCATTCAAGCTGGCTTCGAATCGTATCCTGATCAAGGCCTAAGGCAACAGGTATCTTTCTTATATTAACCATTTCAGCTGCAAGAACGACACCTGTTTTGTCTGCCCTCACTCCTGCAGAATCAACGAGAGATTTAATAGTATCTTCAACAAAAGTAAAATCTAAATTATCAGACCTGAAAAGCTCCATTCCAAATTTCTGAATAAAAGGCCGCTCTGCAACACTTGTAATAAAATTCCCGTCACTTTCCGCAATTCTGACGAAATCGGAATGGAGCGATAAACCAACAAAAAATTGATCATTAGGGCTCACAAAAAAATCTCTTAATTAGTTATCAAATTATCTGGCTTTTTTCTCCCAGCTCTTTTTCCCATCCATATCTATATTACCATGATTACGGATTTCACCTCCGCCAAACACCTTCTCAAAAAACGGGAGAGAAAGCTTGATATTTATTGTATCTCCTGTTGCTGTATCCACATGTGATATAAAAGGAGTTTTCAATGTATCAACAATCGGACATTTAATTGAAAACTTTGCAACAATGGATGTATCATCAATCGCAACGATATGATGTGCATTTGCAACAGGACAAATATCAACACTCTTAAGCAATTCAGCATTTAATAATGGAGCAAGCCCAAGCGAATAAACAGCAGATTTATCTTTACCTGTCTCATTTTTAAAGAGCTTAACCATAGTCCTGGAATTCGGAAGTTGAAGACCGCTGACAATCTCCTGCACTTTTTCCCTGCCAAGTATTTTCTGCCATTGAACGGATTTATTGAGATGCTTCAGCATACTTATCTTGCCGTTATATTTTCTCTCTTCTCCCCGCCATAGAACATCCTTCTCTATTTTCCAAACTTCTGCTTTAAGGTATGCCCACAATCTATCAGGATTTGCCTCATTATCTTTAACCCACATGGTAAAAGCTTCTTCATCCCATGTCAGCCTACGATCGCTTTCCCAAAGATTTTTAATAATTTCATTAATCTGCTTTTTATTTCTTTTTTCCCACATAGCAAATTCATTGTTATATATACTGTCGCGCTCTGCTCTCCACAGAGAATCACGAATAGATGTAAAAATAGCTGCAAGTGAATCAGGCAGGCCCGCTTTTCTTTCTTTCAGCCACCTTTTTTTACGCTCTGTATTCCAGTTTTTCTCAACTATTCTATTCCATACAGCCTGATTTTCTTTAATCCAGGTATCTTTTTCTTTTGCATATAAAGCCTTCCACTGATCTTTCCATAAAAGTTCTTTATTCTTTCCCCACAACTTAACCTGATATTGTTTCCACAGGGAATCTCTTGATGCCTGAGACAGTGTATCCATGTCCGCCATCCACTGCTCCTCCCTACCAGGTTCCCATTGATCTCTCTGGCCCTGATTCCAGACATCTTTCCTCTCGGCAAGCTGCAGCATTGATTTAAACTCACCAAAGAAAAGAGGTGCATAGTATTTCCACTCGCGTATCTCATTAATTAATTTACCTGTCTGGATTTTTCTGTTTGCCCTGTTTAAAACCCTGGCTGAAATCTTGTCACTGCTAATAATATCCCAGAATTTATTTTCTCCAACAAGGCTTCTCCAATCAACTGCAAATTTAAGGGAATCCATCTGGAACATTGAATCAGAAATAGCAACCTTAAGTCCTGCAATAAGTTTTAATTCAAGAGAATCCCAATCAGCAAGGCTCATTAAAGGCCTTCCGGCATCGAGACGTGCTGTAATCTCTGAGCGAAGTGTATCCGGAAGATCAAGCCCCCGAATAAGGCCGGCCATCTTTTTTGATGTTACCAATTTATCCCAGTTTATTGACGAGTCGATTGCATCAACTACCTCGGGATACATAAAAACATTTTTCATTAACTTGGGAATACTATCTGTAAAGGTATTGGTATTCTCCATGTACCTGTACTCAAGGTGATTAAGAGCCGACATCCTAGCTCTGCAAACATTCTGAAGTTCATCTTCTTTTTTCCATACGCCGGAAGGATACACTATGGAAAAAATAAGTCCGACTACAAAAACAACAATAAGTATTTCATAAAAAATACTGCCCCTGGCTTTCTCTGCCATTGCTCTTCCTCCTTATTGAAATGGGAGATTAGTTATTAATTATTATTTTACTTTTTAACAAAAACGTACGGTTTAATTCTGTTAAAAACTTTTTCTCCTATGCCCTTAACATCCATTAGCTGTGAAATTGATTCAAAGCCTCCGTTTGTCTTCCGAAAAGACACTATCCTTGCAGCTGTGATAGGGCCTATGCCCGGAAGTTTTTCAAAATCCACCTCTTTAGCACTATTAATTTCAATACTCAGCCTGTCTGATCTCTTTTTATCTTTTACAGGCATCTGCCTTGTTGTATCATGTGCAGCAAGTTTTATATTAATCCCCTTAGTATCCGGCAAAGGGCTATAATTATCTCTGTACCAGTATAATAATAATCCTGCTATAAAAAAACATAAAAGAAAAAGAACTGCAATTTTTTCCCGCCTGCTAAAACCAAACATCAGCAACCTCCGGTTAATTAAACCTCTTAATCTTCCGGAGGAAAAACATCTTTATGGTTAGCAAGTTTTGCAAATAACTCTTTTGCATCCTTTGATAGTTTGTTCGGCACCCAAACATTTACTCTTACAAGCTGGTCTCCCACGCCTCTTCCATGAAGATGCGGAATACCCTTGCCCTTCATTCTTAAAATTGTTCCTGACTGTATACCTGAATCAATCCTTAGTTTTGCTTTTCCCGAAAGAGTAGGCACTTCAACATCATCGCCCAGTACAGCTTGTGTTACGCTTATATTCAATACATAAAGGACATCATCACCATGACGAGTAAAAAGTTTATCCTCTTTTTCCTCAATAAAAACGTACACATCTCCTGATCCGCCTCCGGTGGCACCTGTATTGCCTTCTCCGCTCAGAGTAATATAATTACCCTCAGCAGCCCCTGCCGGAATCTTGACTTTAAGATACGCTTCAGCAGGTTTAATCCCTTTACCGCTGCAAGAAGAACATCTGTCTGTAATTACAGATCCTCTGCCGCCGCAGACAGGGCATGGTGACACATTTATAAACTGGCCGAAAATGGATCTGCTTACCTGCCGTATCTGTCCCGTACCATTACATTTCTGGCAAGTACGAACAGCATCTGAATTTGCTGCACCACTTCCTCCGCAAGCCTTACACCTCTCCATCCTCTTTATTTTAATCGTTTTCTCAACTCCGGAAGCGATCTCTTTTAAAGACAGTTTAAGCCTTATCTGAAGATCACTTCCCTTAGCAGGC
This genomic interval carries:
- the rsmD gene encoding 16S rRNA (guanine(966)-N(2))-methyltransferase RsmD yields the protein MIRITGGSARGRKIKGPQGYEFRPTTGRVKEFIFSVLRNEVEGAVFLDLFSGTGSFGIEAISRGAEKVIFIEKARSSLEILKNNLEVCSFYLQAEIVVGDVFRVLKSLDQNNISVDLIFADPPFKGMFRQKIAETVGKTEVLKKDGLLIIEHERRDMDNEKHNMKLFRQKLFGGSVVSFYSHGGEK
- the pilM gene encoding pilus assembly protein PilM produces the protein MSPNDQFFVGLSLHSDFVRIAESDGNFITSVAERPFIQKFGMELFRSDNLDFTFVEDTIKSLVDSAGVRADKTGVVLAAEMVNIRKIPVALGLDQDTIRSQLEWEAEQFLVSPRTDYVLEYQKLPFQSREGNPLYLLVCIRKQIISNIHKIIKNSGLKLVDIDVDIFSNIRSVMQSYSINNEMPYALIDVGTSLVNIVLLQKGEYFLSQTMPLKDDSTSTAPDSSAISGLIEKELKRLLFGHDIGQGFEDLGGIFFTGSQNAEDLVRYMESNTETLVIAVNPFKRIRLSSDLEESQEVNKYPDRFTAPVGAVIKKFPGLVKEAS
- a CDS encoding helix-hairpin-helix domain-containing protein; amino-acid sequence: MFGFSRREKIAVLFLLCFFIAGLLLYWYRDNYSPLPDTKGINIKLAAHDTTRQMPVKDKKRSDRLSIEINSAKEVDFEKLPGIGPITAARIVSFRKTNGGFESISQLMDVKGIGEKVFNRIKPYVFVKK
- the pta gene encoding phosphate acetyltransferase — translated: MDFTESIREKVKKLDKHVVLPEGTDERMLKAARFLVDENICRITLLDIEQNVSEKAAKLGITLNGINIVVPSEYRRIKEFGDEYFKLRRQKGITEEEAFKTVQDPLYFGAMMLRMGEVDASLAGAVNNTGDVMRAAIRCVGLAENVTAVSSSFLMIIPGRKEIVSFADCAVIPDPNPEQLASIAIASARTHKSLTGVEPVVAMLSFSTYGSANHPMVDKVKEAVSIVRAKAPEITIDGEMQADAALVPAIGKRKAPESNVAGRANVIIFPDLNAGNIGYKLVQRLAGAEAVGPIIQGLAKPANDLSRGCSVDDIINVSAICCLLAE
- the dnaJ gene encoding molecular chaperone DnaJ, whose product is MVKRDYYEVLGVEKTADTVEIKQAYRKLAMQYHPDRNPGDKDAEEMFKEAAEAYEVLSNSEKRQRYDRFGHEGLKGGSGGFGGFGFDFDLSSALRTFMEGFGGFEDFFGGSSGRKGPAKGSDLQIRLKLSLKEIASGVEKTIKIKRMERCKACGGSGAANSDAVRTCQKCNGTGQIRQVSRSIFGQFINVSPCPVCGGRGSVITDRCSSCSGKGIKPAEAYLKVKIPAGAAEGNYITLSGEGNTGATGGGSGDVYVFIEEKEDKLFTRHGDDVLYVLNISVTQAVLGDDVEVPTLSGKAKLRIDSGIQSGTILRMKGKGIPHLHGRGVGDQLVRVNVWVPNKLSKDAKELFAKLANHKDVFPPED
- the coaD gene encoding pantetheine-phosphate adenylyltransferase, whose amino-acid sequence is MRIAVYPGTFDPITNGHLDLVKRASQIFDKIIIAVSNNPHKTPLFSIQERRDLIAQTVESMENIEVDLFDGLLVDYASEKGACALIRGLRAVSDFEYEFQMALMNRKLKPDLETVYLMPSEEYTYINSTIAKEIARLGGDVSCFLPKQVVAALNIKYAKTQV